A segment of the Acidimicrobiales bacterium genome:
GAGGGGAGCTGCTGGCCGTCGATCGTCTCGAAGTCGGCTGACCGGGGCTTCGCGAACTGCCCGGCGATGCGCCCCACCTTTATGACCGGCACGCCCGTCGAATAGGTGAGCACCACCGCCATCTGCAGGACGATCTTGAGCTTGTCGCGGATGCCATCGGCGGAGAAGGCGTCGAACGACTCGGCGCAGTCGCCGGCCTGGAGCAGGAACGCCTGGCCGTTGGCGACCTGGGCCAGGTGGCTGGTGAGCGCCCGGGCCTCGCCGGCGAAGACGAGGGGCGGCACCGCGGCGAGGTCCTTGAGGACGCGCTCGAGGGCTTCGGGATCGGGCCACGGCGGCTGCTGGGCGGCAGGCCGGAGTCGCCAGGTGGAGGGGGACCAGGGGTCGGTCACGGCCGACAAGCCTGTACCGCGCCTTGACGCGCCGCAAAGCGGGTTTCGCCACGTGCCCAAAACGAGGCCAACCGCCCCCGGGGCGGGATGGGGGCGGTCGGCCATTCAGGGGAGCCGGGGGGCGGGAGCCCGGCATCCCCGGTGGGACTGATCATCTGATGTGAGCCTACCGGTGGTAAGCGAAAGCCCTATGCGGCGCTCGAACGGGCGAGCGCCTCTTCGCGCACTGCCTCGACAGCCCGCTTGACCAGGCGCCGAGCGGCTTCGGCGGTGACGCCGAGCTCCTCGCCGACCTCGCGGTAGCTGCGCTTGCGACCATCGGTGAGACCGAAGCGCTGCTCGACTGCGTAGCGGGCCCGCTGATCGAGCACGCCGAGCAGGTCGTGCAGGCCCTGCTCCTCTTCCCGATCGACCAGCACCTGCTCCGGCGTCGGCACGTCGGCTGCCAGCAGGTCGACCAGCTCGCTGCCGTCGTCGTCGCCGACGGGGCGGTCGAGCGAGGTGGGGGTGGTCAGGCGGTAGAGCCGGGCGTTCTCGTCGTCGAGCTCCTCGCCGTCGCCCGCCACCTGGCGCAGCGCAGCCCGCAGGGAAGCGGACCGGTCGCCGGGCAGTCGCACGAGGCTGGCCTTCTGGTCGAGGGCACGACCGATGGCCTGCCGGATCCAGAAGGTGGCATACGTCGAGAACTTGAAGCCCTTGCGCCAGTCGAACTTGTCGACTGCGTGCTCGAGACCGAGGTTGCCCTCCTGGATCAGGTCCAGAAGTTCCATCGACGGGGGGAGCGGATAACGGCGAGCGATGCTCACCACGAGCCGCAGGTTCGCCCGGATGAAACGGTCCTTGGCGTCGGCGGCGTCCTTGACGGCCTTGCGAAGCTCACGGCTGCGCTCACCCGCGTCGAGCTCAAGCTGGGCGGCTCGACCGCGCTCAATGATCTGCGACAACTCGCGCTCCTCACTTGCGGTGAGGAGAGGCACAAGGCCGATTTCGTTCAGGTATTGACCCACGGAATCACTCATCTCGTATCCGTCAACCAGGAGTACCAGGAAGTGATTCCCCCGATCAGGCGGTTTTCAATCCGCGTGAAGCGGAAAGGATGCATACATGCAGGTGCCGGTGTTGCTGGCTGATCCACCGGTGACCGATGTCACCCAGTACCTGGAACAGGGAGGTGGCCAAGGCTACAGCCGGGCAGTCGCATTGGGTCCTGGGGGCACCATCCAGGAGGTCATCCTCTCCGGATTGCGGGGACGAGGTGGTGCGGGATTTTCGACGGGTCGCAAATGGCAGTCCGTACGGCAGACCGCGCGCTCCGTGGGGGAGACAAATCGGGCATTTGTCGTGGCCAACGGGGCCGAAGGAGAGCCCGCGACCTTCAAGGATCGGGCACTCATGCGGGCCAACCCATTCGCGGTGATCGAGGGTGTGGCCATTGCCGCGTTCGCGGTGGGTGCGGAGCGGGCG
Coding sequences within it:
- a CDS encoding sigma-70 family RNA polymerase sigma factor, whose amino-acid sequence is MSDSVGQYLNEIGLVPLLTASEERELSQIIERGRAAQLELDAGERSRELRKAVKDAADAKDRFIRANLRLVVSIARRYPLPPSMELLDLIQEGNLGLEHAVDKFDWRKGFKFSTYATFWIRQAIGRALDQKASLVRLPGDRSASLRAALRQVAGDGEELDDENARLYRLTTPTSLDRPVGDDDGSELVDLLAADVPTPEQVLVDREEEQGLHDLLGVLDQRARYAVEQRFGLTDGRKRSYREVGEELGVTAEAARRLVKRAVEAVREEALARSSAA